In one window of Porites lutea chromosome 8, jaPorLute2.1, whole genome shotgun sequence DNA:
- the LOC140946184 gene encoding uncharacterized protein: protein MWRRHKCNLLTSSHYLLQQAGSRDQCYINKGWIIYTWTNRKADMTCICSLEKFHHKDLHYTSHYGTSLLRQTLLPHCEQVTIHGVTFRMPSWASLRDLVELFPLGGLCPLADKLL from the exons ATGTGGAGACGACATAAATGTAATCTGCTTACATCAAGTCACTACCTGCTGCAACAGGCTGGCAGTAGAGATCAGTG cTATATCAACAAGGGCTGGATCATATATACCTGGACAAACCG AAAGGCTGACATGACATGCATATGTAGTCTGGAAAAGTTCCATCACAAGGATCTACACTATACAAGTCATTAT GGAACATCACTACTCAGGCAAACCTTGTTGCCACATTGTGAACAAGTCACTATACATGGTGTAACTTTCAGGATGCCCAGCTGGGCATCGCTGCGTGATCTAGTGGAGCTTTTCCCCTTAGGAGGCTTATGCCCTCTTGCTGATAAACTGCTGTAA